The genomic interval GCCGATTGCGGGGTACATCGCAGATCGATTCGGGATTTTGCTCTGCATGGCGCTGGTCAACTCGTGCGGGACGCTTGTCatcctcctttctctcgtcaCGCTCCTCATGCCCGGGAAAGCCGTCTGGCTCGAGTACGTCATCGCATTTCTTTTCATGCAGAACATGTCGCTAATGACCAACCAAATCTACTTCTACGTCGGCGCCACATTTCCGCAGCGCCATCTGGGGAAACTCATCGGATTCACTTGCACAGTCGGCGgtctcctgtcgcttcttgcCACGCCCATGTTCGACTACTCGGTGAAGTCGGGAGAAAGCGGCTTCATGGGCATGCTCACGCTCCTCGCGGCTCTTTCCGGAGTCACGTACCTTCTGCTGCTCGTCCTTCACTTCATGAAAAAACGCACGCTGAAAAGACAAGCGGAAACCGCGACGCCGTGCACTGCCGTCCTTGCTCTGTAAAAAATCTTTGGAAGAACCATCGCAGCACCGACGCACACCAACGCACGCCGACGCGTGCATACGGAAACGCTCACTCTCGGTTCGGTAAAGAGGTTTTAACCTCGGTCCAGCAGTGGCGGCGTCGACATCGAAAACAGAGGCGTACACACCCCTCCGACGGTCTTCGTTTCTAGCACACAGGACCTAAAGGTTGGTTTCCCGACGGAAATTCTTTTGTATCGAGGggcagaaaagaacagaCAATCGGAAACGCGAGCATGTGCAGACATGCCATCAGACGAGGCTTGACAATTCTGCAGGCACTTTTCTACAACCGGGGAATCTGAAAGCAGCTCCCAAGAATCTCCAGGTGTaggccttcctctcgcttgaATCTTACCAGTCGAAGTCGTGGAAAGAGTCGATCTTTGCCTTTCGTCAATCTTCGTTCTTCGCAAGCATTCGAAGAGGTTCCCTATGGGGCTAATTGCCAGTCCGCTCAAACAAAGAAACACACGACCTGGCTGCAATCTCTACGCGAACGAGTGTATCCGGAAGCCGTCACCCGCTCAGGAAGCTGCAGGTTTGATTCTATAGGaatgtttcctttcttcagaGGGAAGTGCACGTCTATTTTTCGATGTCGACTGCGTCGACAGAAAGACGCTGTTGTGTCCGCAGGTgtcctgttttttttctttcctttgcatgcactgacCACGAACAAATTTGGCACTCTTGAAGCCGCACCAACACAGCGAGAGGCCGATTTCTTGCCAGCCACGAGGCGCCAAGAAACCATGTGCCCACATGCGTCTCTCCAAGTGGAAACGCGATAGTCCATCACATACAAACGCATTTCATTCCcctacacaaatacatacattGGAATAGATATGAAGCTCTGCGTAGACGCAATATATctataactatatatatatatatatatatagacatactTTGTGTTTGTACGGAATCTGATGGtctttgttgtttttccATCAGAAACGACTCCGCTTCACAGTGATGGCATTTCCAGCTCTGACCACCTTCAGTGGTCGTATGGCGGATGCCTGCACGTACAGATACGTGCACACAGCTTGAACCGACCTACGTGATctatataatatatatatatatatatatatcaagAAGCATATAAATATGATTGAGTCTACGTATGTCTGTATTCTTGAGTACTTCCGGGTGTGACGATGCCTGAGAGACAGATCGAGATGGCAACATATTTCCTTCATGTcgttctctccgctcttttATGAAGACTTTCGAAGGAAACTGCAACCGTCAACTGGAAAGCCGCAGCTCCCGGCTtacagagaggagagcgctGCCTTGAAGCTGCTTTCTAAATGGCTGCACAGGTTGTCCTCCTCGTCTTACGAAACAACGGAAATTGTTTGATTGGCACACCGACAGAGACGATCAAGCTGCATTACGTTTAACCGTCTATGAACGAGCTACAAGAGCACCACAGCAGCCATAAAGAACTTGGGCGGAAGATTAAATGCAACGCAAAGAATCATTTGAACATGGCAAATGTGCCCTGCGAAGTACCACCTGCACTCGCACCTCTTTGAAGCGGTTTGTCTTGTGTGCTGTCTTAGCAGTCCAGTGGAGTGGAGGTGTACAGCcatcataaagaacttggttttCTGTATCTCATATGCGTCACATGTAGATACACAAGTATAGGAACATGTCTGTGACTTATATGTGCACCTGCTGGGCATGTGCTCTCTGACGTTTCGAAGGATGGCTGAGAGACACCGAAGGAAGTCGGACTATCTACGCATCTAACAATAGTGGATTCGCTGATGGTCTACTTATCCCTTTTCATCGCCTCAGTGTTCGTTCCATCTCAGGATTCCGTTGGGTGTCCTCCGACTCACCTTGGGAGAAACTGGTTCCCCTGCGTTCGGTCGGCACCTCttctggcgcatgcagttacAGCACAAACCTGGCGTAGAAGCCTCCAAGGTTTTGAGTCTCTCGCAAACACGAGAAGGACTTTGTTCCGAGACACAGCGACGACTTACTTAGATCCACAAACATACCAGCGAGTGTACATCCACTGGTGGCAAAACGCGCAACCTGTCAAGATGGAAATGTgagcgcgaagagaagcgacaaggAGTCAGCGCTGGCGTACAGAGACCTCGCCCCCCCCCTTGAAATCGTTCTCTCGAAACCTCACcgagacgaaacagacgcCACATCGCAGATTTAGACGTCACGGGCAAGAtaagcagcgagagagacgcataCAGAGTCGCAGAACAGCGAGTGGAAAACTGGGGAAGTTGACAAGCGTAGACGATCCAGGACAGCGGACAGCAGCCCAGAGCAGcctcagttctctctctctctcttgaccttcttccgcggcttctcgtcctcttcctcttccgcctcctcggaaagtctgtgcttcttttcttggaCGACGTCTGTCGAGGCGTCGTACGACTTGCCGTTCATTTGCCTCTTCGGCTCGTAGCGTGCAGCTGACGGCTTCGCTGTCGATCGCGACAGACCTGAAAACCAGACACACGCCAACAGGCAAAGATCCACAACGGTCATTAAAAAAATACAAACCTACTTGTCAGCATCCACACAGAAACTACTCGCAGTTGTagttgcatatatatatatatatataaatatatatatatatatataaatatatgaaTATAGGGATATATGTGCAGTGCATGAACTATATCCATGCGATTTGGTCGACATACGAGTATCAACCACATAGTCAAAACACGTGAACATCTATGCCACTACGTACGCACTTGCTTCCACATTCGAACAAGCCAtaaacaaatatatatatatatatacatatatctgtctatctacatatatatatatatatatacatatatctatctacatatatctatatatctatatatctatatatgaACATGAGGCTTGCAATAAAGGCGTTTCTTACCACTGTTTTGTTGTTGCTCGAGTTGAAGCAGTTTATTCTCGACGTATCGACGGCAGGATATGGCGACAGTCGGTTCCGAGAGAGCAGGGGATGCGACTTCTTCCGCGGCTTTGCCTCCAGCCGCagttgctgctgcttctgcagcttccgtGAGGGCGTCCACGCGCACACACAGCGACAGTTTCGCAGCCAGAACTCGAGAAATCTTTCCTGTGAGAAGCGCAGAACGCATGTGTGTCCGTGAAACAACATAAAAAGGAGGCAAGCAGAGCACGGTCgacgcaggaagaagcgccCTCAACTGGCTTCTGCGCTGAGCACTCCATGGTCCATCTGCATCTCACGTCTATTTCTACGCTCTCGCTTTGTACTCCGACACACATCgtggctgcttctctctcgccctctctctctgctgcatgGCTCCGGTTCGACGCCTGAGACAAAGGACGTCGTTCACTCGTCGGGAACTGCCTGCGCTggtctccgtttttcgcgAGGGTGCCTGCGCAGGGTGAAACGTACCCTTCAGCTTCGGGGGCGCCTGACCGACGAGAGCAGCGTGGAAAAGGAGGCCGTACTTGGGCGTGTGAGACTTGGTTTTCAGAGCGCGGAAGAGCGCCTTCTCCGCACCTAAAATCTGAATCGTCGACGCCGGCTGCTTCGACAGATTCAACAAGCTTCCGCTGTGCGCCATCAAGCGCGCGCCGATCACCTCCCCAACCTGCAGAGACATCCAAGGCGCggcgaagcagcgaaagaacGCATCGCTCCGAGGCGTCGCTGTGGACATTCGCGACGAACGGGGAGCGAAAAGATACGCAGACGCCACAGCTTcaaggagacgaaagcgcCCATACACGAGCGGCTGTCCAACTGACGCTGTGCACTCGAAACGTACGCATACACATGTTGACGAGGGAGAACGGCACCGTGGATTCTGAAATGAAACTCCGTGTCTGCTGAAGCCTTTTCCCAGTGGCGACTCGCCAGTGGAGACTGGACGCGCTGCACTGTCTCGGGGTGCCTAGGCTTTCAATGTCTTTGCTGTTTACGCaacgtgcatgcacccgCCTCCGTCTGTCGAGCGCGGGTGTGCGTCGAGGTCCGAGGCAAATGCGCAGTTCCTTCGGCGAAGGGAGGACGAATCGCATGttggaaaaaaagacaagggCAGTGCAAAGATCATCGAAAAAACCTCCTTAAAGATCTCAGTCCTTACCATGTAGGTGAGGTTCGGAGCAACAGCCTTCATGCGAACCTTGAGGTACTCTGCAAGATTCGCCCTGTACTCGACGAGCTCTTCGACGCGGTTCGCAAGGGTGTTGATGTGCATCAAATCTTCCTCCGTAATGTCTGTCCCCATCGACGTCTCCGCAGACATTTTCACTTCGGCGGCAATCTGAAAATccaaatgcatgcgcagacaCCCCCGAAGTATTATATACCGCGCCGGCAGGTCACGGATACGCAGACTTgaaagcgcatgcaacaTGCACGCTCCCAAGGCAATTCTGGACATCGACCTCTACACGTATCTGAACGTCTGACACACGCCTACACCCATCTATCCAGAGCTATCTATAGCACTCTctttatatctatatctatatctatatctatatatatatatatatattattatatatattatattatatatatatagatatatatatatatatatatagatatatataggtatacacacacatgtacgtatatatatatatatatatacatctgtatGTGGGTATGTAGGTATGTATGCACGTATCCGTGTGCGAACGCATCAGAGAAAAGGTTGTCTGTGAAGGCTCTTGTCAACTCGGGAGCAGAGGTGCAGGCGCGCGCGTATCGTTACGACCGCGCATGTCGacctctgcagagacgtcTGAGCGTAACTGGGTGGAAGCAGGCGCAGAGCGAAGGCCAGACAAGACAGCATGTGGACGCGGTCAAGGCGCGTCGCGGGAGGCAGCGAGCTCACTTCGTCTGGCAGCAAGGGAGAGAGTTCGACGTTCCGAGTGTTCGAGCGGAAGCCGATGAGTTGGACCGTCTTCGCGTAAATCAAGTTGTCCGTCACGATTTTGCTCAGCTCGGGGAAATGCCAGCCATACCATTCCTTCAGACGCATCGCGAAGTTGTTCAGTTCTCTGTCCAGGTCGTCGATGAGCGCTGCGGAGaaacggcagagaagaagcgacacaACATCCCGAAACTGTCCGCGCGGTTTCCGGCGAAGGAAGGAGGGGGGCAGCGAGAACGGAGCGAAGcggagcagagacgaaaaaagagacgaagacagaagcagacgcagcgcgagcagagacgaaaaaagagacgaagacagaagcaaacgcagcgcgaggagagacgaaaagagagacggccCGGCCAGAACCGACCTACCGACAGCTTGAATGATCATCGTGTCGAGTTTCTCTGGACTGAACTTGAGCTTGAAGCGGTTGAGCGAATGCGCCAAAGACATGGCCATCTGCTGgcgatctgcatgcagaaaaaacatcCAACGACACCCGGAGTTTGTCCTGGAACGGTtccgcagcagccgcggtgTGTATCCCTTCGCTCCTTTGGACTCCGACGCAAAAGCAAACGCCCCAACATTCTCCGGCAGAGCTCAACACACCCAGCGCGAGAGGAATCGCAGGGAaccggcgagagaagaagagggagaagagaagagagaagaatgaggagaggagaaagacgacgagcAGCGGTGACAGGCAGGAGAGAGTGAGACCTCCTCCGTCCATCCACCGGAGCCCTGGATGCCTCCATCcaca from Toxoplasma gondii ME49 chromosome VIIa, whole genome shotgun sequence carries:
- a CDS encoding nucleolar protein 5, putative (encoded by transcript TGME49_205510), with amino-acid sequence MLVLVETPAGYGLFRVKNKKLLEVEDANDLTSFFASAEVAQKSVHLEAFAKFKDTKHALDEVLALRESKVGKSLKKFLKKHLLQTDASAQLAVSDKALGAAIRNKFGIDVVFTPTTHEIIRGIKEQLSNLLDGLSAKDRQQMAMSLAHSLNRFKLKFSPEKLDTMIIQAVALIDDLDRELNNFAMRLKEWYGWHFPELSKIVTDNLIYAKTVQLIGFRSNTRNVELSPLLPDEIAAEVKMSAETSMGTDITEEDLMHINTLANRVEELVEYRANLAEYLKVRMKAVAPNLTYMVGEVIGARLMAHSGSLLNLSKQPASTIQILGAEKALFRALKTKSHTPKYGLLFHAALVGQAPPKLKGKISRVLAAKLSLCVRVDALTEAAEAAATAAGGKAAEEVASPALSEPTVAISCRRYVENKLLQLEQQQNSGLSRSTAKPSAARYEPKRQMNGKSYDASTDVVQEKKHRLSEEAEEEEDEKPRKKVKREREN